From the genome of Cellvibrio japonicus Ueda107, one region includes:
- the yacG gene encoding DNA gyrase inhibitor YacG, giving the protein MINQTQNAQGALTLKCPSCQKIVFWNDDYPFRPFCSDRCRLIDLGEWASENHRIAGEPAKPFSDFDEN; this is encoded by the coding sequence ATGATTAACCAAACACAAAATGCGCAGGGTGCCTTAACACTGAAATGCCCCAGCTGCCAGAAAATCGTTTTCTGGAACGATGATTATCCATTTCGCCCCTTTTGCAGCGATCGTTGCAGGCTCATTGATTTGGGCGAATGGGCCAGTGAAAACCATCGGATTGCCGGAGAACCAGCAAAGCCATTTTCTGACTTTGATGAAAATTAA
- a CDS encoding copper chaperone PCu(A)C, protein MQLPVLSSVKAYDARVIVPLPGVQEPQVFVRLQNTGDKNIALVSAHSAYAERIVIRQVAGSGKPVQVLESLPLPAKTLVELNADGAYLLLQGLKTSLQTGDKLHLELGFSDKTRIEVTAIARSAFDRPHH, encoded by the coding sequence ATGCAGCTACCTGTCCTATCGTCGGTAAAGGCCTACGATGCCAGGGTTATCGTGCCTTTGCCGGGCGTGCAGGAGCCCCAGGTGTTTGTTCGTTTGCAAAATACCGGCGATAAGAACATTGCATTGGTCAGCGCCCATTCTGCTTATGCCGAGCGCATTGTTATTCGTCAGGTTGCTGGTTCCGGCAAGCCTGTGCAGGTGCTGGAGTCGCTGCCCTTGCCTGCTAAAACCCTGGTTGAGCTTAACGCGGACGGTGCCTATTTGTTATTGCAGGGGCTTAAAACCTCCCTGCAAACGGGTGACAAGCTACACTTGGAACTGGGGTTTAGCGACAAAACCCGTATCGAGGTTACGGCTATCGCGAGGAGCGCCTTCGACCGGCCTCATCACTAG
- a CDS encoding DUF2333 family protein, translated as MRIARLKQWWNSGVHRVRDEVDEVQDELEHTGLRWRLVWLVIATYLVVVLVTGFYWSFRPPLVSLPQVQADVLRQSEIVSPPLDITPLGAATTASLIYIAQSLWKKPGGYLYNDLTPPGIWLDDMPNWEYGVVVQVRDTCRVMREHLALRPSGSEDPDLQKAESRFQFSHDSWLIPSTESQYREGVGYLRAYLHRLYDASANQVAFKTDAASLDVWLARLETRLGRLSQRLSASVAGEGIDEKGIALRTPWLKIDNVFYEARGSAWAMVYLLRAIEVDFAAVLTDTKAGSALDDAIHELEASQAPLYSPVVLNGSGFGLVANHSLVMAAHLSRASNALVTLRRQLEQMQKAAGE; from the coding sequence ATGCGAATTGCTCGACTCAAGCAATGGTGGAATTCCGGTGTACATCGTGTGCGCGATGAGGTGGATGAGGTTCAGGATGAGCTGGAGCACACGGGGTTGCGTTGGCGACTTGTCTGGTTGGTAATTGCTACCTATTTGGTGGTTGTCCTGGTCACTGGCTTTTATTGGAGCTTTCGCCCACCACTGGTTTCCCTGCCCCAAGTGCAAGCTGACGTTTTGCGGCAATCTGAAATAGTGTCTCCTCCTTTGGATATCACACCTCTTGGTGCAGCGACTACTGCCAGCCTTATCTATATCGCCCAGAGCTTGTGGAAGAAACCGGGCGGTTATCTCTATAACGACCTCACCCCACCTGGGATATGGCTGGACGATATGCCTAACTGGGAATATGGCGTTGTTGTACAGGTGCGCGATACCTGCAGGGTAATGCGTGAACATCTGGCATTGCGGCCATCGGGTAGCGAGGATCCCGACTTGCAAAAAGCAGAATCACGTTTCCAGTTCTCCCATGACTCCTGGTTAATACCATCAACTGAATCCCAGTACCGGGAGGGGGTGGGTTATCTGCGTGCGTACTTGCATCGTTTATACGATGCAAGTGCCAATCAGGTGGCTTTTAAAACGGATGCTGCCAGTTTGGATGTGTGGCTTGCCCGGCTTGAAACGCGACTCGGCCGCCTGAGCCAACGCCTAAGTGCCAGTGTTGCAGGTGAGGGTATTGATGAAAAAGGTATAGCTCTAAGGACACCCTGGTTAAAAATTGACAATGTCTTTTATGAAGCGCGCGGTTCGGCTTGGGCGATGGTTTATTTGCTGCGCGCGATTGAGGTGGATTTCGCTGCAGTTTTAACAGATACCAAGGCAGGATCAGCCCTGGATGATGCTATTCATGAATTGGAGGCCAGCCAGGCTCCGCTATACAGTCCCGTTGTACTTAACGGTAGTGGTTTTGGTTTGGTGGCCAATCATTCATTGGTGATGGCCGCGCATTTATCGCGCGCTAGTAACGCTTTGGTCACACTCAGGCGTCAATTGGAGCAAATGCAAAAAGCAGCCGGGGAGTAA